In one Candidatus Krumholzibacteriota bacterium genomic region, the following are encoded:
- a CDS encoding HDOD domain-containing protein, which translates to MKKKILFVDDEPNVLLGLKRMMRVHRAEFDIAFAESGIEAIEKLTQDRFDAVISDLRMPGMNGNELLEKISVNDPRIIRMILSGQSDHGSVTGSIGKTHQYFSKPCNPAKLVELIGKIGKILGTLNDSGFCQYAAMTAPMRCLPRTLSILESELEKNDPDIDIVNGAISSDILASSVFLQLVNTEYFGTYSHIKDIDEAVSIIGIDVIKKIIIDTGLFVPFSGESLDLIDFEEIQAHSNRSRDIAQRTPNSIFSDSKQKDNCVLAAFIHDIGKLLMIDYDPVKYRSLISGMNGDMSARADTERNIFGFTHQEAGDYFLKLRGFGDEITEAVASHHDPDKDSPVSRVTYYSNIIARTEKNSTGHLPDWILKEVTAAGLGKWAESLIESDGLDPVEELTL; encoded by the coding sequence ATGAAGAAAAAGATTCTGTTTGTAGATGATGAACCGAACGTGCTTCTCGGATTGAAGCGGATGATGAGGGTCCACAGGGCGGAATTCGATATTGCCTTCGCTGAAAGCGGGATCGAGGCGATCGAAAAGTTGACGCAGGACCGGTTTGACGCGGTGATATCTGACCTCCGCATGCCGGGGATGAACGGCAATGAACTTCTAGAGAAGATATCTGTGAATGATCCCCGAATCATCAGAATGATCCTGTCTGGCCAGTCCGATCACGGTTCGGTGACCGGCTCGATCGGAAAAACCCACCAGTATTTCTCAAAACCGTGCAACCCGGCGAAACTGGTCGAACTGATCGGCAAGATAGGCAAGATACTGGGGACTCTCAATGACAGCGGTTTTTGCCAGTACGCGGCCATGACGGCTCCGATGCGATGTCTTCCCCGCACCCTTTCGATCCTCGAGTCGGAACTCGAAAAAAACGACCCCGATATCGATATCGTCAACGGAGCGATATCGAGCGATATACTCGCTTCGTCAGTCTTTCTTCAGCTTGTGAATACTGAGTATTTCGGAACGTACTCTCATATAAAAGATATCGATGAAGCTGTCTCGATAATAGGGATAGATGTAATAAAGAAAATAATCATTGATACCGGCCTGTTCGTCCCCTTCAGCGGGGAAAGCCTCGATCTCATCGATTTCGAGGAGATCCAGGCTCACAGCAACAGATCTAGAGATATCGCGCAAAGAACCCCAAACTCAATATTCAGTGATTCGAAGCAGAAGGACAATTGCGTCCTTGCCGCATTCATTCATGATATCGGAAAACTCCTGATGATCGATTACGATCCGGTGAAGTACAGGTCACTTATCTCGGGGATGAACGGCGACATGTCGGCAAGAGCTGATACGGAAAGAAATATCTTCGGCTTCACGCATCAGGAGGCGGGAGACTATTTCCTGAAACTCCGCGGGTTTGGTGATGAGATAACAGAAGCTGTGGCCAGTCATCATGATCCTGACAAAGATTCTCCCGTCTCCAGGGTCACATACTATTCCAACATCATCGCAAGGACTGAAAAAAACAGTACGGGCCACCTCCCCGATTGGATACTGAAAGAGGTCACCGCCGCGGGACTTGGGAAATGGGCGGAGAGTCTCATCGAATCGGACGGACTGGATCCCGTCGAGGAATTGACATTATGA
- a CDS encoding response regulator, translated as MKHRIICVDDEPNILSAYKRQLKGKYEIETALGAQEALGKIEKSAPFALVISDLRMPQINGIQFLTMVKTRSPESVRVMITGNADLETAMAAVNKGSIFRILTKPVDPWVLNKTIEAAIEQHQLIVAEKELLEDTLNGSIRVLTEMLSIINPMAFSSASRIKGYASFLAGKLEVADRWQIELAAMLSHIGCVTLHPDTLEKIYAESELTRDEKEAFESHPETGCNLLINIPRMETVARIIKDQLRPFSQMGSVDDPKLRDQVEAGAQILGVAIEFDRWIMRGVSKKATIARLKTKPERFDPVIVAALEGIETAQSTCEIKTIEINKLITGMILDQDVRTKKDLLLVAKGQEVTASVITKLHRFVIMSDIDEKIRVMIPKYDEKIAVPV; from the coding sequence ATGAAACACAGAATAATATGCGTCGATGACGAACCGAATATCCTTTCCGCTTACAAGCGCCAGTTGAAAGGGAAATACGAGATCGAGACCGCCCTGGGAGCGCAGGAAGCCCTCGGCAAGATCGAAAAATCAGCTCCGTTCGCCCTTGTAATAAGCGATCTTCGGATGCCGCAGATCAACGGCATCCAATTCCTTACGATGGTAAAGACCCGCTCGCCGGAATCGGTTAGAGTCATGATCACAGGAAATGCCGATCTTGAAACGGCGATGGCCGCCGTCAACAAAGGGAGCATCTTCAGGATACTTACGAAACCGGTCGATCCATGGGTCCTCAACAAGACGATAGAAGCGGCGATAGAACAGCACCAGTTGATAGTGGCTGAAAAGGAACTGCTTGAAGACACCCTCAACGGAAGTATACGGGTGCTGACCGAGATGCTTTCGATAATCAACCCGATGGCTTTCAGCAGCGCTTCAAGAATCAAGGGGTACGCCTCATTTCTCGCCGGAAAACTCGAGGTCGCCGATCGATGGCAGATAGAGCTTGCCGCCATGCTTTCGCATATAGGGTGCGTCACCCTCCATCCTGATACCCTTGAAAAGATATACGCTGAAAGCGAACTGACCCGTGATGAGAAGGAAGCATTTGAATCGCACCCGGAGACAGGTTGTAATCTTCTGATCAATATCCCCCGCATGGAGACTGTGGCAAGGATCATCAAGGATCAGCTCAGGCCCTTCTCACAGATGGGATCTGTTGATGATCCGAAGCTCAGGGATCAGGTAGAGGCTGGAGCGCAGATCCTCGGCGTTGCGATCGAATTCGACAGGTGGATAATGCGGGGCGTATCTAAAAAGGCGACTATCGCCAGATTGAAGACCAAGCCGGAGAGGTTCGATCCGGTCATAGTCGCGGCCCTCGAAGGAATCGAGACGGCTCAGTCGACATGCGAGATAAAGACTATTGAGATCAACAAACTCATAACCGGTATGATCCTCGATCAGGATGTCAGGACAAAGAAAGACCTGCTCCTCGTTGCCAAGGGACAGGAAGTCACCGCATCGGTTATAACGAAACTCCACAGGTTCGTCATAATGTCTGATATAGATGAAAAAATCCGGGTGATGATTCCGAAATATGACGAAAAGATCGCCGTCCCGGTCTAG
- a CDS encoding ATP-binding cassette domain-containing protein: MIEITDLTKYYGDLCALDHINLTIEKGKILGLLGPNGAGKTTAMRIMTGFLSPSSGTVTAKGISVVEDPLGIKQMIGYLPESAPIYQEMIVYDYLVYVSQIHGLDEKARGDKISELADVCGLRDVMHRTLHELSKGYKQRVGLAHAMISDPEILVLDEPTSGLDPNQIVDIRDIIRKIGKEKTVILSTHILSEVEATCDRVVVINRGKIVADGSTEDLKRSSMSEYTLNLVIDQAPAEEVEKRLSKIAGVSSVGRGEPRSDGVAYLLHCDTEKDIRSEVYRSIRGTEWLLLEYRQESKSLEHIFRELTKEN, from the coding sequence GTGATCGAGATAACGGATTTGACAAAATACTATGGCGATCTATGCGCCCTCGATCATATTAACCTGACGATCGAGAAGGGGAAGATCCTCGGGCTTCTCGGACCTAACGGAGCGGGGAAGACCACAGCGATGAGGATCATGACGGGGTTTCTCTCCCCTTCATCCGGAACGGTGACGGCAAAAGGGATCTCCGTGGTGGAAGACCCTCTCGGGATCAAACAGATGATAGGTTATCTCCCCGAGTCCGCGCCGATCTACCAGGAGATGATCGTGTATGACTATCTTGTATATGTCTCGCAGATACACGGACTCGATGAAAAGGCAAGGGGCGACAAGATCAGCGAACTTGCCGACGTCTGCGGTCTGAGGGACGTTATGCACCGGACTCTTCATGAACTGTCGAAAGGGTACAAACAGCGCGTGGGTCTGGCGCACGCGATGATAAGCGATCCGGAGATACTTGTGCTCGACGAGCCGACGTCGGGACTCGATCCGAACCAGATCGTCGATATAAGGGATATAATCAGGAAGATAGGAAAAGAGAAGACCGTCATACTGTCGACGCATATCCTGAGCGAGGTCGAAGCGACCTGCGACAGGGTCGTGGTGATAAACAGGGGGAAAATAGTCGCCGACGGAAGCACCGAGGACCTCAAACGTTCTTCGATGTCGGAATACACGCTCAACCTTGTGATCGACCAGGCTCCGGCCGAAGAGGTGGAAAAAAGACTTTCAAAGATCGCCGGAGTATCTTCGGTCGGCAGGGGAGAACCGAGATCTGATGGAGTGGCATATCTCCTTCATTGCGATACCGAAAAGGATATCCGAAGCGAAGTCTACCGCAGCATCAGAGGGACAGAATGGCTTCTACTCGAGTACCGGCAGGAATCGAAGAGCCTGGAACACATATTCAGAGAACTGACAAAGGAGAACTAG
- a CDS encoding DUF4340 domain-containing protein: MKIKKEYSILILIIAVISVFLIARKKDRTHYELPGITPPASGEISKFVFSSAEDTVVLERNDDKWRILPEGYIADRSLVDRMIEAASGFSITTLVAESGNYATYDLEDDQKISLEVYSGEEKRLSVEVGKKASTNRHTFVRLEGRSEIYQAKGNIRNVFDQDREKLRDKTVFTVNKDEVVSLKVLKGSEPFDIIRNPGYIPPGTGDSGEEAPGSAGKWQGGDGSVIDEATVSRIISSIASIRCDSYINDIKKDDFSVPVFSVTVNTGIAQTLSLYEGDEERYPAVSTQSEYPFFLSKWKAEQIIKGAEKLFSPEEDDPVK; the protein is encoded by the coding sequence ATGAAGATAAAGAAGGAATACTCGATTCTTATTCTGATAATAGCGGTTATTTCCGTCTTTCTGATAGCAAGGAAAAAAGACAGGACCCATTATGAGCTTCCCGGGATAACACCTCCCGCTTCTGGCGAGATCAGCAAATTTGTTTTTTCATCGGCTGAAGATACTGTCGTCCTCGAAAGGAACGATGACAAATGGAGGATACTGCCTGAAGGATATATCGCCGACAGATCGCTCGTCGACAGGATGATCGAAGCGGCGTCAGGATTCTCTATCACTACTCTGGTTGCAGAATCGGGTAATTACGCGACCTACGACCTCGAGGATGATCAGAAGATCAGTCTCGAGGTCTATTCAGGAGAGGAAAAGCGGCTTTCTGTCGAAGTGGGTAAAAAGGCTTCGACCAACAGGCATACATTCGTCCGGCTCGAGGGTAGATCCGAGATATATCAGGCAAAGGGAAATATCAGGAACGTTTTTGACCAGGACAGAGAGAAGCTGAGAGACAAGACAGTCTTTACTGTTAACAAGGATGAGGTAGTTTCCCTGAAGGTGCTCAAAGGCAGCGAGCCTTTCGACATTATCAGGAATCCCGGCTATATTCCTCCCGGTACGGGCGACTCCGGCGAGGAAGCTCCCGGATCGGCCGGCAAGTGGCAGGGCGGGGATGGAAGCGTGATCGACGAGGCAACTGTATCGAGGATCATCTCCTCGATCGCGAGCATCAGGTGCGACAGCTATATCAACGATATTAAGAAAGATGACTTTTCCGTTCCGGTCTTTTCAGTAACGGTAAATACCGGTATAGCTCAAACGTTGTCGCTTTACGAGGGGGATGAAGAGAGATATCCTGCAGTCTCCACGCAGAGTGAGTACCCGTTTTTCCTGTCGAAGTGGAAGGCTGAGCAGATAATCAAAGGGGCGGAGAAGCTTTTCTCACCCGAAGAAGATGATCCGGTAAAATGA
- a CDS encoding GldG family protein translates to MTSIKGYTKYYRFIVYLIVTILINIAGLSLFFRIDLTSNGLYSLSEASKKAVATLSEPLTINVFFTKDLPAPHNNTERYLHDLLEEYAAHSNRYFNFRFYDVSAEEGDISEKAKKNQQLAMDYGIYPVQIQNIEQDEVKFKKAYMGMVMIHGDVIDKIPSITDTEGLEYTITSKIEKMNSKISVLLNLEKDVEIKLFLSSSLQGVQSQLRISDMAGIPGRIESMIKDLNQKYYNRLRFTFIDPTADPAHESEAHDYGVLTLRWPVPGGGGDAEMRGSAGIVIDNKGTFLAIPLIDVVRIPLFGTQYQLADMNNMPERLSESIDDVLDVNKKIGYLSGYGAVPLSQSRQMPDQPPQQESLSNFSALVSEDYSVSSVAMGGEPLPEGIDCLIIAGPKEQFDEYDLFQIDQFLMKGKSVALFLDPFEQIEQNPGQPQMNYNQGPVFRPVNTGLEKLLAHYGVEVKKSYILDENCFEQKLPQMYGGGTQPIYFAPIILNENINDRIPFLKNIKEMVSVISSPVEMKTDRLTTNGLRGDLLFSSSKRSWEMAGRIDLNPMMIRPPDDPAEMKSLPMAVMISGEFPSYFAGREIPEKPMKENAGEEQQIAESPEESSFGNISDEGVIVNKGKPGKLFVIGSAALLGNNVLDEAGRSTNATFVMNVLDHLNGRDEYAAMRSKMQRYNPLQESSGGLKTFVKSFNIAGLPVFVAVMGISVWFRRKTRKRTIEMMFR, encoded by the coding sequence ATGACTTCTATAAAGGGATATACCAAATACTACAGGTTTATCGTCTATCTTATAGTCACGATACTGATCAACATTGCCGGGTTGTCGCTTTTTTTCAGGATCGATCTGACGTCAAACGGACTCTATTCGCTCTCTGAAGCAAGTAAAAAAGCTGTCGCCACCCTTTCGGAACCTCTTACCATAAATGTCTTTTTCACCAAGGACCTTCCCGCTCCGCACAATAATACCGAGCGCTACCTGCATGATCTGCTTGAAGAGTATGCCGCTCATTCAAACAGATATTTCAATTTCAGGTTCTATGATGTCAGCGCCGAGGAGGGAGATATAAGCGAGAAAGCAAAGAAAAATCAGCAGCTCGCCATGGATTACGGGATATATCCGGTCCAGATACAGAATATCGAGCAGGATGAAGTGAAATTCAAGAAGGCCTATATGGGTATGGTGATGATCCATGGGGATGTCATAGACAAGATACCATCCATTACCGATACAGAGGGGCTAGAATATACGATAACCTCGAAGATCGAAAAGATGAACAGCAAGATCAGCGTGCTGCTCAATCTTGAAAAAGATGTCGAAATAAAACTCTTCCTTTCCAGTTCGCTCCAGGGCGTCCAGTCCCAGCTCAGGATTTCGGATATGGCCGGTATTCCGGGCAGGATCGAATCGATGATAAAAGATCTCAACCAGAAATATTATAACAGGCTCAGGTTCACCTTCATCGATCCGACCGCTGATCCGGCTCATGAGAGCGAAGCGCACGATTATGGCGTCCTGACGCTGAGATGGCCTGTTCCGGGAGGGGGGGGTGACGCCGAGATGCGCGGTTCCGCGGGGATCGTGATAGACAATAAAGGGACTTTCCTCGCGATTCCCCTCATAGATGTGGTGAGGATACCACTGTTCGGTACGCAGTATCAGCTGGCTGACATGAACAATATGCCCGAGAGGCTTTCCGAATCGATAGACGATGTCCTCGATGTCAACAAGAAGATCGGCTATCTTTCAGGATATGGGGCGGTACCGCTTTCACAGTCGAGGCAGATGCCTGACCAGCCCCCCCAGCAGGAATCGCTTTCCAATTTCAGCGCTCTGGTCTCCGAGGATTATTCGGTAAGCAGTGTCGCCATGGGGGGAGAGCCTCTTCCCGAGGGGATAGATTGTCTTATTATAGCGGGACCCAAGGAACAGTTTGACGAGTATGACCTTTTTCAGATCGACCAGTTTCTCATGAAGGGCAAATCGGTAGCTCTGTTCCTCGATCCATTCGAGCAGATCGAACAGAATCCAGGTCAGCCGCAGATGAATTACAATCAGGGGCCTGTTTTCAGGCCAGTCAATACCGGCCTGGAAAAACTGCTGGCACATTACGGCGTAGAAGTCAAAAAATCGTATATACTTGACGAAAACTGTTTCGAACAGAAACTGCCCCAGATGTACGGCGGAGGAACACAGCCGATATATTTTGCTCCCATCATCTTGAACGAGAATATCAACGATAGAATACCTTTCCTGAAAAATATCAAGGAGATGGTATCTGTGATCTCATCACCGGTAGAGATGAAGACAGACAGGCTCACTACAAACGGGCTTCGGGGCGATCTCCTCTTTTCCTCGTCGAAACGTTCATGGGAGATGGCAGGGCGGATAGATCTGAACCCGATGATGATCAGGCCTCCCGATGATCCTGCCGAAATGAAGAGTCTTCCGATGGCTGTGATGATCAGCGGGGAGTTCCCAAGTTATTTCGCTGGAAGGGAAATACCGGAAAAGCCGATGAAAGAGAATGCCGGCGAGGAACAGCAGATAGCAGAGAGTCCGGAAGAAAGCTCTTTTGGCAATATATCGGATGAAGGTGTTATCGTGAATAAGGGAAAGCCGGGAAAGCTTTTCGTCATAGGTTCAGCTGCTCTTCTGGGAAACAATGTTCTCGATGAGGCGGGCAGATCGACCAACGCGACTTTTGTGATGAACGTGCTCGATCACCTCAATGGCAGGGATGAATACGCAGCGATGCGGAGCAAAATGCAGCGGTACAACCCTCTCCAGGAAAGTTCGGGAGGACTCAAGACGTTCGTGAAGAGTTTCAATATAGCCGGCCTGCCCGTATTTGTCGCCGTGATGGGTATTTCTGTGTGGTTCAGAAGAAAAACAAGAAAACGGACTATTGAGATGATGTTCAGATGA
- a CDS encoding ABC transporter has product MVGTGNFSYIFRREFKVYFISPIAYIVISVFLILTGWFFFSTFFLYNQAQMRDFFSLLPIIFSFIIPTVTMRLFSEEFNTGSYEILATLPVTFGEIIAGKFLAAVSFVAMMLLPTLSYAVFIAFLGDLDWGPVIGGYIGAILLGGAFSAVGIFASALTRNQIIAFIVGMIICIALTLIDKLLFFLPESMLGFFQYIGADYHFQNVARGVLDSRDLLYFVSLIFIALFGAHLVVEEKK; this is encoded by the coding sequence ATGGTTGGGACCGGAAATTTTTCTTATATCTTCAGGAGGGAATTCAAGGTTTACTTTATATCTCCGATAGCGTATATCGTGATATCGGTATTCCTGATTCTCACCGGCTGGTTTTTCTTCTCGACATTCTTCCTTTACAATCAGGCGCAGATGAGGGATTTTTTCTCGCTTCTTCCGATAATCTTTTCCTTTATTATCCCGACAGTCACGATGCGCCTCTTTTCAGAAGAATTCAATACGGGTTCTTACGAGATACTCGCAACCCTGCCGGTGACTTTCGGGGAGATCATCGCGGGGAAATTTCTCGCCGCCGTGTCATTTGTCGCGATGATGCTCCTGCCGACGCTAAGCTACGCGGTATTTATTGCTTTTCTCGGGGATCTCGACTGGGGACCTGTGATCGGAGGATATATCGGAGCGATCCTTCTTGGTGGTGCGTTCAGCGCCGTCGGCATCTTTGCTTCGGCTCTTACGAGAAACCAGATAATCGCTTTCATTGTCGGGATGATCATCTGCATCGCACTGACGTTGATCGACAAGCTTTTGTTTTTTCTTCCCGAATCGATGCTGGGATTTTTCCAGTATATCGGGGCTGATTATCATTTTCAGAATGTCGCCAGGGGTGTCCTGGACTCAAGGGATCTGCTTTATTTCGTCAGCCTGATCTTTATCGCGCTCTTTGGCGCGCACCTGGTTGTCGAGGAAAAGAAATAG
- a CDS encoding glycosyltransferase family 39 protein, translating into MKRNRPGVLVIIILCAIVLAGFLLRAYHIDYPPIGYHSMKEVHYLSVAKGYLDHGDLLHKRVLYSGTSRGEGYMESFPQFPFLPLIYYAIWSFFGVHLWIARLVVIVFSLASAVLSWLVARELEADDGTAMLTAFFMAIMPLPVFFGRNIQPDAPALFFLLLATLFFLRWISSFRGRDLVVFSVALCAVALVKGTFLILVLPLFFLFPWAVLGDRVERRKIARQTVWPAAGAIVVAAWLVITRLTLVYSDDLFPLERIFLPQAFSLSFWNAVLPVIWEHVGDNYTYIYFSFACVGLLWSLMNSRTKMARYILGAVAAAPVYFVILSDFATRHSYYHMPFLPAVCLAAAAGVVEAASLTDLMKRKHVKTIVVIILILAAVPSLRNRYYRHFDVLALGSDIAGEYIRDHGSEDGRVFISFASPSDNRFDGYRTQLYGTLWASGKRGNLLPNDYKKIISAEFEHNFEWILLYDSEWLKKDQPVMDYIRTNYDIKQIGYRDDQLIYYLLRRGRKFDPSELDDRPIRNAGSYRFSFGTVDINVREI; encoded by the coding sequence ATGAAAAGAAACAGACCAGGCGTTCTTGTCATTATTATCCTCTGCGCGATCGTACTCGCTGGATTTCTGCTCAGGGCGTACCATATCGATTATCCACCTATCGGGTATCATTCGATGAAAGAGGTCCATTACCTGTCCGTGGCGAAAGGGTATCTCGACCATGGAGATCTTCTCCACAAGAGAGTCCTCTACTCGGGGACGTCGAGAGGTGAAGGGTATATGGAATCTTTCCCCCAGTTTCCTTTTCTGCCGTTGATCTACTACGCTATATGGAGTTTTTTCGGGGTCCATCTGTGGATCGCCAGGCTGGTCGTGATCGTCTTCTCGCTCGCGTCGGCAGTGCTTTCCTGGCTGGTAGCGAGGGAGCTCGAGGCCGATGATGGTACGGCGATGCTGACGGCATTCTTTATGGCAATCATGCCCCTCCCGGTCTTTTTCGGAAGAAATATCCAGCCGGACGCGCCCGCTTTGTTTTTCCTTCTTCTCGCGACTCTCTTCTTCCTCAGATGGATCAGTTCGTTCAGAGGGAGGGATCTTGTTGTATTCTCTGTCGCTCTGTGCGCGGTCGCGCTGGTGAAGGGGACTTTTCTCATCCTGGTCCTGCCGCTGTTTTTTCTCTTTCCCTGGGCGGTCCTTGGCGACAGGGTAGAGAGGAGAAAAATTGCGAGGCAGACAGTATGGCCGGCGGCAGGCGCGATCGTCGTCGCGGCGTGGTTGGTGATTACCCGCCTGACTCTCGTCTATTCCGACGATCTCTTTCCTCTTGAAAGGATCTTTCTGCCGCAGGCTTTCTCATTATCGTTCTGGAATGCAGTGCTGCCGGTGATCTGGGAGCACGTCGGCGATAATTATACGTATATTTATTTCTCTTTCGCCTGCGTCGGCCTGTTATGGAGCCTGATGAACTCCCGGACGAAGATGGCTCGATATATTCTCGGCGCTGTGGCCGCCGCGCCCGTTTATTTCGTCATTCTGTCAGATTTCGCCACGAGGCACAGCTATTACCATATGCCTTTTCTTCCAGCTGTATGTCTTGCCGCGGCGGCAGGCGTCGTCGAAGCGGCTTCGCTGACCGACCTGATGAAAAGGAAACATGTAAAGACGATCGTCGTCATAATCCTGATCCTTGCCGCTGTTCCTTCGCTGAGGAACCGGTATTACAGGCATTTTGATGTCCTGGCGCTTGGCAGCGACATAGCTGGCGAATATATAAGGGATCATGGAAGCGAGGATGGCAGGGTATTTATATCATTCGCCTCTCCGTCAGACAATAGATTCGATGGCTACAGGACGCAGCTCTACGGAACGTTGTGGGCATCTGGGAAAAGGGGGAATCTTCTTCCGAACGATTACAAAAAGATAATCTCCGCCGAGTTCGAGCATAATTTCGAGTGGATACTGTTGTACGACAGTGAATGGTTGAAAAAGGACCAGCCGGTCATGGATTACATCAGGACTAACTACGATATCAAACAGATCGGCTACAGGGATGACCAGCTTATATACTACCTTCTCAGGAGAGGAAGAAAGTTCGATCCGTCGGAGCTGGATGACAGGCCGATCCGCAACGCGGGCAGTTACCGTTTCAGTTTCGGGACTGTCGATATCAATGTAAGGGAGATCTGA
- a CDS encoding sigma-54-dependent Fis family transcriptional regulator has protein sequence MKEILIVDDDVAVTNYLMVFLVQTDLFNPTIINNSIEVEALLDKNRFDVVILDMDMPGVSGMDILRTMRGKGDNTPVIILTGVSDVDLAVKAMKLGAFDYLIKPVEDDKLLEVLDRAIEQSVIEKTIGDLPPKLTRESLTHEAAFEPFKTKDPGMIRLFHHAEKVALSDLSIFIWGESGTGKETLARAIHQASPRSGKLFAALDADSLDPETLPSFFFGQAGDWSGSQKENPGLIDRADHGTVFLNNIDQLTLPMQVRLKRLIQKGEYYQENSTRIRNADVRLIVSSTHDLTRIEYKDTFSRDLLYHLMVNSIRIPSLRERAADIPVLAQVFLEEEVERTGKDIKGFSDDFLEVLENYDFPNNVQDLRTIIETAVANEVSDIIQVEAMSSYIKGRIEPVDTADEEPYVSRKLDSVIRDHVLVTLQHFGGDRDLAAGELGISLERLARIIDG, from the coding sequence TTGAAAGAGATACTGATAGTCGATGATGACGTAGCTGTGACCAATTATCTTATGGTCTTTCTCGTGCAGACGGATCTTTTCAATCCTACCATCATAAATAATTCGATTGAAGTCGAAGCGCTTCTGGACAAAAACAGGTTCGATGTCGTTATCCTCGATATGGATATGCCAGGCGTAAGCGGCATGGACATACTCAGAACAATGAGGGGAAAGGGTGACAACACCCCCGTCATCATACTCACCGGAGTAAGCGACGTTGACCTTGCCGTGAAAGCGATGAAACTGGGAGCTTTCGATTATCTCATCAAACCGGTTGAGGACGACAAGCTTCTCGAAGTCCTCGACCGGGCGATCGAACAGAGCGTTATCGAAAAGACGATCGGCGACCTTCCTCCAAAGCTGACAAGGGAGAGCCTGACCCACGAAGCGGCTTTTGAACCGTTCAAGACGAAGGATCCGGGCATGATTAGGCTCTTTCACCATGCCGAAAAAGTAGCGCTCAGCGATCTGAGTATATTTATATGGGGCGAGAGCGGAACTGGAAAAGAAACTCTGGCAAGGGCGATTCATCAGGCCAGCCCGAGAAGCGGTAAACTTTTCGCCGCCCTCGACGCGGACAGCCTCGATCCCGAGACGTTGCCATCGTTCTTTTTCGGCCAGGCGGGAGACTGGAGCGGTTCACAGAAGGAGAACCCCGGGCTCATTGACAGGGCCGATCATGGAACGGTATTTTTAAATAATATTGACCAGTTGACCCTGCCGATGCAGGTCAGGCTCAAGCGCCTGATCCAGAAGGGTGAGTATTACCAGGAGAACTCGACCAGGATAAGGAACGCCGACGTGCGCCTTATAGTATCTTCGACGCATGATCTCACCAGGATCGAGTACAAGGACACCTTCTCCAGGGATCTCCTTTACCACCTTATGGTCAATTCGATAAGGATCCCTTCCTTAAGGGAGCGGGCAGCCGATATCCCGGTGCTCGCGCAGGTCTTTCTCGAAGAAGAGGTCGAAAGGACAGGAAAGGATATAAAGGGATTCTCGGATGATTTTCTCGAAGTCCTTGAAAACTATGACTTTCCCAATAACGTACAGGATCTGAGGACGATAATTGAGACCGCCGTTGCCAACGAAGTATCTGACATCATCCAGGTCGAAGCGATGTCGAGCTACATCAAAGGCAGGATCGAACCGGTCGATACGGCTGACGAGGAACCTTATGTATCGAGGAAACTCGATTCGGTGATAAGGGATCATGTACTTGTGACGCTTCAGCATTTTGGAGGCGACAGGGATCTGGCAGCCGGCGAACTTGGAATATCGCTCGAAAGGCTCGCCCGGATCATCGACGGTTGA